A genome region from Cryptomeria japonica unplaced genomic scaffold, Sugi_1.0 HiC_scaffold_77, whole genome shotgun sequence includes the following:
- the LOC131864132 gene encoding germin-like protein 8-2: protein MANRMIYFTLGLFLLICCYSDRVMAGDSDPLQDFCVADEESKVLVNGFVCKDPMQVSADDFFFRGLGQAGNTDNDVGSNVTMANVKQIPGLNTLGISLVRIDYAQNVGHENAVAISALSSQLPGVQTIANSLFAADPPLPDSVLAKAFRITQEVVDYIQKKFA from the exons ATGGCTAACCGAATGATTTACTTCACACTGGGACTTTTTCTGTTGATATGTTGTTACAGCGACAGGGTCATGGCAGGGGATTCCGATCCCTTGCAAGATTTCTGCGTTGCAGATGAGGAAAGCAAAG TTTTGGTGAACGGGTTCGTTTGCAAAGACCCAATGCAAGTTTCAGCAGACGACTTCTTCTTCCGGGGACTTGGGCAGGCAGGGAACACCGACAATGATGTGGGCTCCAACGTAACGATGGCGAACGTTAAACAGATACCAGGCCTCAATACGTTGGGAATATCGTTGGTCCGCATCGACTACGCA cagaatgtggggCATGAAAATGCGGTGGCCATATCTGCATTGAGCAGCCAGCTTCCGGGAGTTCAGACAATCGCCAACTCTCTGTTTGCAGCGGATCCTCCTCTCCCAGATTCCGTATTGGCCAAGGCCTTCCGCATCACACAGGAAGTTGTGGATTACATTCAGAAGAAATTCGCATAA